The following coding sequences are from one Cryptococcus deuterogattii R265 chromosome 1, complete sequence window:
- a CDS encoding sarcosine oxidase, with protein MGQSSTTIASQSEALASKDSKIVIIGGGGTMGSSTALHLSRRGFTDIRIMDVYPIPSNNSAGNDLNKIAGDDQIGTYEGVADTLWDAWNTDPVFKPYVHLVGKLELTVDEAEAEFLKAKVDKMRARGRTDVEWLDNEEDVRTRAPHLKNADIKGWRGLWCGRGGWVAARDALDSVGRELEQFGVKTSFGASGAFDSLILMEDGKTIKGVRAKDGSEYEADLVVLAAGAWSPALIDLEGQCISKCWVYAHLQLTPEEAATLEGIPTVYNSKYGFFFEPRPDNHLIKLCNEFPGYTNYQEWTPFGATTPQKISVPRSHADNPTDTIPTEVLEEIQRLVKMCLPQFADRPLINQSMCWCTDTDDAKWLLCEHPKWKGLVLATGDSGHTFKMLPVVGGQVADLIEGKMSEQRKFAWRWRPGVGDPNGTGRPGPPPKDLSEVDGWRHD; from the exons ATGGGTCAGTCATCAACTACTATTGCTTCTCAATCAGAAGCCCTCGCGTCTAAAGACTCTAAAATCGTCATTATTGGCGGAGGGGGGACGATGGGTTCCTCGACggctcttcatctctctcgaAGAGGTTTTACAGATATCAGGATCATGGATGTATATCCCATACCTTCCAACAACTCTGCAGGAAATGATTTGAATAAG ATTGCCGGCGATGACCAGATTGGAACCTATGAGGGTGTCGCTGATACCTTGTGGGATGCATGGAACACTGATCCTGTCTTCAAGCCCTATGTCCATCTTGTTGGCAAG TTGGAACTTACAGTCGATGAAGCCGAAGCAGAGTTCTTGAAGGCCAAGGTTGATAAGATGCGAGCTCGGGGACGTACCGACGTGGAGTGGCTGGACAACGAAGAGGATGTTCGCACACGTGCACCTCATTTAAAGAATGCCGACATCAAG GGCTGGCGGGGGCTCTGGTGCGGTAGGGGAGGATGGGTCGCTGCTCGTGATGCCCTCGATTCTGTGGGACGTGAGCTGGAGCAATTTGGTGTTAAGACATCATTTGGCGCATCTGGAGCTTTTGATTCATTGATCCtcatggaagatggaaagacaATAAAGGGTGTCAGAGCTAAAGATGGGTCCGAGTATGAGGCGGATCTCGTCGTTCTTGCTGCTGGAGCTTGGTCACCTGCCTTGATAGATTTAGAAGGGCAGTGCATTTCCAAG TGTTGGGTATATGCACATCTTCAACTCACTCCAGAGGAAGCGGCCACTTTGGAGGGGATCCCTACGGTTTACAACAGCAAATATGGGTTCTTCTTTGAGCCTCGACCTGACAATCATCTCATTAAACTCTGCAATGAATTTCCAGGCTACACCAATTATCAAGAATGGACCCCCTTTGGAGCTACTACGCCTCAGAAAATATCTGTGCCTCGCTCACATGCTGATAACCCGACCGACACCATCCCTACAGAAGTGCTTGAAGAAATCCAGCGCCTTGTCAAAATGTGCCTACCGCAATTTGCCGATAGGCCATTGATCAATCAATCCATGTGCTGGTGTACCGATACAGACGATGCTAAGTGGTTGCTATGCGAACATCCCAAGTGGAAGGGTTTGGTACTGGCTACAGGAGATAGTGGGCACACCTTTAAAATGCTGCCTGTGGTTGGCGGTCAAGTTGCCGACCTCATCGAAGGCAAA ATGTCAGAGCAGAGAAAGTTtgcttggagatggagaccTGGAGTGGGCGATCCTAACGGCACCGGAAGACCTGGTCCTCCTCCCAAAGATCTCTCTGAAGTGGACGGTTGGCGGCATGACTAG
- a CDS encoding acetyltransferase: MSAKITRATKEDVPELLQLITELAIYEKAEHEVKATPELMVKNVFDNGYAECLIARRETEDGSKGEAIALALYFFTYSTWLAAPGLYLEDLYVKANCRNMGIGKRLFGELGQIAKDRGCKRVEWRVLKWNEPSIAFYTQCLKADNLSEWDTMRIEGDEKIQRLITDFRKP; this comes from the exons ATGTCAGCCAAGATCACCAGAGCGACCAAAGAGGATGTC CCTGAGCTCCTTCAGCTTATCACCGAGCTT GCTATCTACGAGAAAGCCGAACATGAAGTCAAGGCGACTCCCGAGCTC ATGGTGAAAAACGTCTTTGATAACGGATATGCTGAGTGTCTCATTGCTCGAAGGGAGACGGAGGACGGAAGCAAGGGCGAAGCTATAGCTCTTGCTTTG TATTTCTTTACCTATTCTACTTGGCTCGCAGCTCCTGGTCTCTAC CTTGAAGACCTATACGTGAAGGCTAACTGTCGTAACATGGGAATTGGCAAGCGTCTATTTGGCGAGCTCGGGCAAATAGCGAAGGACAGGGGCTGCAAACGCGTAGAATGGAGGGTTCTCAAG TGGAACGAGCCATCAATCGCGTTCTACACTCAGTGTCTCAAAGCCGACAACCTTTCGGAGTGGGATACCATGCGTattgagggagatgaaaagatcCAAAGGCTCATTACTGACTTCAGAAAGCCTTAG
- a CDS encoding nuclear mRNA splicing protein, translating into MSERKVLNKYFPPDFDPSKIKRRKMPKDPQQVIRLMAPFSMRCNRCGEYIYKGKKFNARKETAVGEEYYGIKVFRFYIKCPMCSSEITFKTDPKNADYTCEQGATRNFENWIENDPNGKVGAMPDAAADDDYDSDGNLREEAQERDAMADLERSQEQSKREMELMDELADLRQRNARVELNKTDQDPESLLAALHAEKISAEEEARRKAEQEEDDALVRQYFAKVAGPAGSGAQKSEKTESPDGEAEGTEGENTTLPQLTVKRRPAPGTGKAGEPSVQSLLAAKGKVLETAGANGAGAPPQVKRKREGMQKLLGIKKKAKA; encoded by the exons ATGTCTGAACGAAAGGTTTTGAAC AAATA CTTCCCTCCGGATTTTGATCCGTCCAAAATCAAACGGCGCAAGATGCCGAAGGACCCTCAACAGGTCATTCGACTGATGGCGCCGTTTTCCATGAGATGTAACAGATGCGGAGAGTACATCT ATAAAGGAAAGAAGTTCAACGCGAGGAAAGAGACGGCCGTCGGAGAGGAATACTACGGTATCAAAGTGTTCAGGTTTTACATT AAATGCCCGATGTGTTCCTCTGAAATCACATTCAAGACCGATCCCAAAAATGCCGACTATACTTGCGAGCAGGGTGCTACCCGTAATTTTGAAAATTGGATTGAGAATGATCCCAACGGGAAAGTAGGTGCCATGCCAGATGCGGCAGCAGATGACGATTATGATTCGGACGGAAatttgagagaagaagctcaagaacGAGATGCCATGGCCGATCTGGAGAGAAGTCAAGAGCAGAGCAAGAGAGAAATGGAGTTGATGGACGAGCTGGCCGATCTTCG ACAGCGAAACGCTCGTGTCGAATTGAACAAGACTGACCAAGATCCTGAGTCGCTCCTTGCCGCTCTCCATGCCGAAAAGATTTcagcggaggaagaggctcgACGAAAGGCcgagcaagaggaagacgatgcCCTTGTCCGACAATACTTTGCAAAGGTCGCCGGTCCTGCTGGATCTGGCGCTCAAAAATCTGAAAAGACCGAAAGCCCTGATGGAGAGGCTGAAGGCACGGAGGGAGAGAACACGACTCTGCCCCAGTTGACCGTCAAGCGACGACCAGCACCTGGCACTGGAAAGGCTGGAGAACCGAGTGTACAGAGTCTTTTGGCAGCCAAAGGGAAGGTTTTGGAAACTGCTGGCGCGAACGGTGCTGGAGCGCCACCACAGgtcaagaggaagagagaagggatgCAGAAGTTGTTAGggataaagaagaaggctaaGGCTTAG
- a CDS encoding ADP-ribose pyrophosphatase, whose product MVSKSKSSQKPENLKTEEYKTDAKWLKLEKINWKDQDGKQRVWEVANRTNRPKSGVDSVHILALLFHPHKPVSTIIIEQYRPPVASTVIELPAGLIDEGEDPVTTALRELHEETGYGSGKSGQGNVTVAHVSHVLAKDPGMSGANMHLVTVHVNLGEHDPEPEQHLSEGEHIIKKVIPLKYLARHLDDYAKRGFMVDTILASIAQGWELSNHFNE is encoded by the exons ATGGTATCCAAATCGAAATCTTCTCAGAAGCCGGAGAACCTTAAGACAGAGGAGTACAAGACAGATGCAAAGTGGCTAAAactggagaagatcaacTGGAAGGATCAAGACGGAAAACAG AGGGTATGGGAAGTTGCTAATAGGACGAATAGGCCCAAGTCAGGAGTTGATT CCGTTCACATTCTTGCTCTATTATTTCACCCACATAAACCAGTTTCAACTATCATCATTGAGCAGTATCGACCTCCTGTCGCTTCAACAGTCATCG AGCTTCCTGCTGGCCTGAtcgatgaaggtgaagacCCCGTGACAACCGCTCTTCGAGAACTACACGAAGAGACGGGATACGGCAGTGGCAAATCTGGTCAGGGGAATGTGACTGTTGCTCATGTTTCCCATGTGCTCGCCAAAGACCCTGG GATGAGTGGTGCGAACATGCACTTAGTAACAGTCCATGTAAACCTTGGAGAGCATGATCCAGAACCCGAACAACACCTCAGCGAA GGCGAGCACATCATTAAGAAGGTCATCCCTCTGAAGTATTTGGCTAGGCATCTTGATG ACTATGCCAAGAGAGGCTTCATGGTGGACACGATTCTTGCATCCATAGCGCAGGGTTGGGAACTTTCTAATCATTTCAACGAGTAA
- a CDS encoding cofilin gives MSSGVQPTQECIEKFQELKTGKKLAYVIYGLSEDKRSIVVLKASEDKDFDSFVAELPEKDCRWAVYDYEFTLPGGEGVRNKLCFIVWSPDDASVKSKMIFASSKDALRRRLEGIHAEIQATDFSEITKDVVFDKVTRK, from the exons ATG TCCTCTGGTGTCCAACCT ACCCAAGAGTGTATCGAAAAGTTCCAGGAGCTCAAGActggcaagaagctcgCCTATGTCATCTATGGTCTCTCTGAGGACAAGCGATCCATTGTCGTTCTCAAGGCCTCCGAGGACAAGGACTTTGACAGTTTTGTGGCTGAGCTCCCCGAGAAGGACTGTAGATGGGCGGTGTACGACTATGAGTTCACTTTGCCCGGTGGTGAAGGCGTGAGGAACAAGCTGTGTTTCATTGTCTG GTCCCCCGATGATGCCTCCGTCAAGAGCAAGATGatttttgcttcttccaaggATGCCCTCCGTCGTCGTCTTGAAG GTATTCACGCCGAGATCCAAGCCACCGACTTCTCTGAGATCACCAAGGATGTCG TCTTCGACAAGGTCACCCGAAAGTAA
- a CDS encoding nuclear protein, with the protein MPAKKRCQFRVVYNIPTLNNSDSADPNAKLEMTANPPTQCPSAALRIAGDCPHCQRVFCSTHRTPEAHNCTGMQACRDAAFQANKEKLEREKTVNSKIAQT; encoded by the exons AT GCCCGCCAAGAAGCGATGTCAATTCCGTGTTGTCTACAACATCCCCACCCTTAACAACTCTGATAGCGCCGACCCTAATGCCAAACTCGAAATGACTGCGAACCCTCCTACGCAGTGCCCTTCGGCCGCCTTGCGGATTGCGGGAGATTGCCCCCATTGCCAGAGGGTGTTTTGTTCCACACATCGAACACCTGAAGCGCACAACTG TACTGGCATGCAAGCCTGTAGGGATGCGGCGTTCCAGGCGAACAAGGAAAAGTtagaaagggagaagactGTCAACAGCAAGATTGCGCAGACATAG
- a CDS encoding PX domain-containing protein: MSPPSTLSNVYKDTLLPLLHRPATRPSHVEKQLPPPPSAAPLQHVDEQHQRASSSSATVPPPNFAPLPDSARHGEAQAQTSAAHLHPYHSTLPTSSDPPTVLTPLRAHYLKKTLVSLQVSHELALITDPVLGANALGLLGDPFVLPQQARKEALQRVSEIARAEGQVGDLPFLRFMFHQFLLPFPFLTAAPPTFWSAKVQPFLSSFLATTGISAQASQTEQERKVAESLMSKDELKEAQERKKLWVKVEKHLALMFGLGIKLTNGEEVVRIGQAELKRLEALQEERKRKWMEKHGGQQYGEAQATGFEVNVIGVRLVVEKGRVRNRSHEEFIIRTSRHGVSDVFVSRRYGDFRRLAEELRLAFPNSMIPFPPPKDKSTTAAPPPAPASTGYGYGTYNPLRAIYGSGTQSAQTTPNDSTPSLHDPDSPTTATTTGTPLSREKNRLTLRAYLNSLLTLPYVIESPILRSFLLSSPTALTPPEAVDCQRRLEADAVREEGRRRFRLEAEKRIEALREGLAKFKGDVLSKEGGLKNVFEVVKRVEKVEDLPEAEASVLEWGRISFAATIFQLFVASDTASDTLASLKRLHGLMPYFMLKGILKISNPMAMIRAVLDLFLARPFGGQSLIQRMFSSSLTEDLRMLDEDIEILQDKIDDPVLCQKVEQYAKAPFAIQEMFRKDAASEGLDLLIIILRSPDVPSLSRPQFQRIVKATRAYREYKASLVELSDSDDDEGPENEDAWLYEDLTILLKLWMRKREKEGLLALIFEGVTAELLKDIITIFYTPLAQVYKAASIADSLGDMQAFINDMIRTVEQVEELSQEDPQRTVQTFIDLVQRHEQSFYTFVHNVHSKGKGLFDSLMSWLELFLDYARSGLPSPINLEFILPHSEEERRKVLAEVDAVAMYHYQLKVAHEEKIRRRFRAAAADNGGAGGMGDHIDDEAELLNSVMASLNIGETTMDEAGDLADEESEEEAEDEEGDERELADMEEGDEDKSDTSSMNLPASPKQEAFSPPPGNAGTGHSTHDRRWSSHSSTSQSLKKVRSALKFRHGDDKKSSQTGVGGGAGEGRQSSPLAQGSQGRHHVHGHGNGKRRKKGGIETLTPPETEAIATLRPLFVEALRPSLVVQPMK, from the exons ATGTCCCCGCCGTCAACGCTTTCGAACGTATACAAGGATACActtctcccccttctccaccgcCCCGCGACCCGTCCCTCACACGTAGAGAAACAGCTCCCGCCACCGCCGAGCGCAGCGCCGCTGCAGCATGTCGACGAGCAGCACCAACGTgcgtcgtcgtcatcggCGACCGTGCCTCCACCAAATTTTGCTCCTCTCCCAGACTCAGCGAGACATGGCGAAGCCCAGGCCCAAACCTCTGCCGCCCACCTGCACCCTTACCACTCCACTCTCCCCACTTCTTCCGACCCACCTACGGTTCTCACGCCGCTTCGGGCGCATTACCTGAAAAAGACTCTGGTCAGTCTTCAGGTCTCACATGAATTGGCCTTGATAACGGATCCTGTGCTGGGCGCCAACGCCCTCGGACTCCTGGGGGACCCATTTGTACTCCCTCAGcaagcaaggaaggaagctcTCCAGCGCGTCAGTGAAATCGCTCGTGCAGAGGGACAAGTAGGGGATCTGCCGTTCTTGAGGTTCATGTTCCACCAGTTCCTCCTacccttcccctttctcaCCGCTGCTCCTCCCACGTTTTGGTCTGCCAAAGTTCAACCGTTTTTGTCATCGTTCTTGGCAACGACAGGTATATCCGCCCAGGCCTCGCAGACAGAGCAGGAAAGAAAGGTTGCTGAGAGCTTGATGTCAAAGGACGAGCTGAAAGAGGCccaggaaaggaagaagctttggGTAAAGGTCGAGAAGCATCTGGCGCTGATGTTTGGTCTCGGGATTAAGCTTACGAATGGTGAAGAGGTAGTGAGGATTGGTCAGGCAGAGTTGAAACGATTGGaagctcttcaagaggaaaggaagcgGAAATGGATGGAGAAACATGGTGGTCAACAATATGGTGAAGCTCAGGCCACTGGCTTTGAGGTGAATGTCATTGGTGTGAGGCTCGTagtggaaaagggaagggtCAGAAATCGGAGCCATGAG GAATTTATCATCCGTACAAGCAGGCATGGTGTGTCAGACGTATTCGTATCTAGACGGTACGGCGATTTCAGGAGACTTGCAGAAGAG CTTCGCCTCGCATTCCCCAACTCTATGatccccttccctcctcccaaagACAAATCCACCACGGCCGCTCCTCCCCCTGCCCCTGCCTCTACCGGCTACGGCTACGGTACATACAACCCCCTTCGCGCCATATACGGCTCTGGAACCCAATCAGCCCAGACTACCCCTAACGACTCGACTCCGTCCCTGCACGATCCCGATTCACCCACCACTGCGACCACCACCGGAACCCCTCTTTCGAGGGAGAAGAATCGCCTCACTCTGAGAGCGTACTTGAACAGCCTGCTCACTCTGCCATACGTGATAGAATCTCCCATCTTGcgttccttcctcctctcatcACCGACGGCACTCACCCCGCCCGAGGCCGTCGACTGTCAGCGCAGGCTGGAAGCAGATGCggtgagggaagaagggaggcgGAGGTTCAGGTTGGAGGCagaaaagaggattgaGGCGTTAAGAGAAGGTCTGGCCAAGTTTAAAGGTGATGTATTGAGCAAAGAGGGCGGACTGAAGAATGTGTTTGAGGTGGTGAAAAgggtggagaaggtggaggatCTCCCAGAGGCTGAGGCTAGTGTCTTGGAGTGGGGAAGAATATC GTTCGCCGCTACAATCTTCCAACTGTTTGTAGCTTCCGACACCGCATCAGATACCCTCGCTTCACTCAAACGACTCCACGGCCTCATGCCATACTTTATGCTCAAAGGTATCCTCAAAATATCCAACCCAATGGCTATGATCCGTGCCGTCCTagacctcttcctcgcgcGACCATTCGGCGGACAATCATTGATACAGCGAATGTTCTCGTCCTCGCTCACAGAGGATCTAAGGAtgctggatgaagataTTGAGATCTTGCAGGATAAGATTGATGATCCCGTGCTGTGTCAAAAGGTTGAGCAGTATGCGAAAGCGCCATTTGCAATCCAAGAGATGTTTAGAAAAGATGCTG CATCCGAAGGCCTCGACCtactcatcatcattctccgCTCTCCCGACGTCCCATCCCTTTCCCGTCCCCAATTCCAACGTATCGTCAAAGCTACAAGAGCATACAGGGAGTACAAAGCTTCCCTCGTCGAATTGTCTGATtccgatgacgatgaaggaCCTGAGAATGAGGATGCGTGGTTATATGAGGACTTGACGATTTTGTTGAAACTctggatgaggaagagggagaaggaagggttGCTCGCTTTGATCTTTGAA GGAGTGACAGCAGAATTGCTTAAGGATATCATCACAATTTTCTACACCCCCCTGGCACAGGTGTACAAGGCGGCAAGCATTGCCGACTCTCTTGGTGATATGCAGGCGTTTATCAATGATATGATCCGGACTGTCGAGCAGGTCGAAGAGC TATCCCAAGAAGATCCTCAGCGAACTGTCCAGACATTCATCGATCTCGTTCAGCGCCACGAACAGTCATTTTACACGTTTGTCCATAATGTTCATTCCAAGGGCAAGGGGTTATTCGACTCTCTCATGTCTTGGCTCGAGCTTTTCCTTGATTACGCTCGGTCCGGTTTACCATCCCCTATCAATCTCGAATTCATCCTCCCCCactcggaagaagaacgtcGAAAGGTATTGGCAGAAGTGGATGCCGTGGCGATGTACCATTACCAACTCAAGGTCGCGCacgaagaaaagatccGACGACGGTTCCGCGCTGCTGCAGCGGATAATGGCGGTGCGGGAGGAATGGGTGACCAtatcgatgatgaagcCGAGTTGCTGAACTCTGTTATGGCGAGCTTGAATATAGGCGAGACGACGATGGATGAAGCGGGTGATTTGGCGGATGAAGAatcagaagaggaagcagaagatgaagagggggatGAGAGAGAATTGGCGGAtatggaggaaggtgatgaagacaagAGTGATACGAGCTCGATGAACCTCCCCGCGAGTCCTAAACAGGAGGCTTTTTCCCCACCGCCTGGCAATGCCGGTACTGGTCACAGTACGCACGATCGAAGATGGAGCTCGCATTCCTCTACTTCTCAATCCCTTAAAAAGGTGCGATCGGCACTCAAGTTTAGACATGGTGATGATAAAAAATCGAGCCAGACTGGAGTTGGGGGTGGAGCTGGCGAAGGAAGACAATCTTCGCCCCTTGCACAAGGATCACAAGGACGGCACCATGTCCATGGTcatgggaatgggaagaggaggaagaagggtggtaTAGAAACGTTGACACCGCCGGAGACAGAAGCGATAGCTACGCTAAGGCCATTATTCGTTGAAGCT CTTCGTCCTAGTCTAGTAGTTCAACCTATGAAGTAA
- a CDS encoding U3 small nucleolar RNA-associated protein 13, protein MSMTVRYYPLPESAPPPTSTPKPPSLTYTRILNKAHSAPILVSQVSPDNTLFATGSSDGIVKVWDLAGGYVTHLFRGHGGPVSALHFNFPTIPEGGGGGGGGEERRRMELLTGSTDARVRIYNLRDANARVVGGGNAVKPKAVLEGHVSVVRGIDVTPDGKWAVTGGRDKVVLVWDMLSGGGETPAMEAKKGKGKAAATPTTPKLVQTIIVQEQVESLGLLPQEEQVYGAATGRWLCYTGGDKGLVRVWDVLKGTLVAAMKGVEGVDEAELDDEDDDEQRGVLSLLYSPTSSSLVSIHADQNIIFHSLSTLLSTRQIIGFNDEIVDVAFLSHPSAPPISPSSLPETPDIPHSHIAVATNSNLLRIYSTSSFNARLLPGHTDMILCLAVSPDHQWLVTGSKDHTARVWAPTTCAQGDGYTWRCIAVCQGHTESIGAVAFARKPFDDGHARFLFTASQDRTIKMWDLTPLSAASAASSSSSSSSPIRPRSMATLRAHEKDINSLDIAPNDKFLVSGSQDKLVKLYAIDFNPPKVKAPAGEGGGRGGAEGGFKLLGTCAGHRRGVWTVKFSKNDKVVASGSADRTVKLWNLDDFTCLKTFEGHTNSVLRVDFLSHGQQLVTSASDGLVKLWNIKEEECVKTLDNHEDKIWALAHSSDESTLLSAGADSLLTIWHDTSLLEQSEANAHLIKTVQVEQDFINYVALKDYRRAILLALSMSQPGRLFNLFSTVVKGRQPDDLSAEDEPQAVTGITGSKEIDEIIKTLPGIELVRLLKFVRDWNANAKMAPVAQVVLHAVFKLRSAEDILAAFEQANRLPKRSEEEEEEDDEDEEENKEEEEGKNKKRQKKERPSLGAPISIKDLLEGLIPYSERHFNRVDKLVQESYMLDYVLGEMEGGLFGEELMDIQ, encoded by the exons ATGTCCATGACTGTCCGGTACTACCCTCTTCCTGAATCAGCCCCCCCGCCCACATCTACCCCCAAACCCCCCTCATTAACTTACACCCGTATCCTCAACAAAGCCCACTCGGCGCCTATCCTCGTCTCGCAAGTTTCCCCGGACAACACCCTGTTCGCTACGGGATCCTCTGACGGGATCGTCAAAGTCTGGGATCTGGCTGGCGGGTACGTGACACATTTATTCAGAGGCCATGGCGGTCCCGTCTCGGCACTGCACTTCAATTTCCCCACCATCCccgaaggaggaggaggaggaggaggaggcgaagaACGACGCCGTATGGAGCTTCTCACCGGGTCGACAGACGCGAGAGTACGGATCTACAATCTTCGGGATGCGAATGCCCGAGTCGTCGGTGGTGGGAATGCGGTGAAGCCCAAAGCGGTGCTCGAGGGTCACGTCTCGGTCGTGAGAGGAATTGATGTGACGCCCGATGGGAAATGGGCCGTCACCGGTGGTCGTGACAAGGTCGTCCTTGTATGGGATATGCTttcaggaggaggagaaacaCCCGCGATGGAGGCCAAGAAGGGTAAAGGGAAAGCGGCAGCGACACCGACGACACCCAAGTTGGTGCAGACGATTATTGTACAAGAACAAGTCGAGTCTTTGGGGTTATTACCccaagaagagcaagttTATGGTGCAGCCACAGGACGATGGTTGTGCTACACCGGCGGAGATAAGGGATTAGTCAGGGTATGGGACGTCCTCAAGGGAACACTGGTTGCCGCAATGAAAGGCGTTGAAGGAGTCGATGAAGCAGAGTTggacgacgaggacgatgatgaacagCGCGGCGTTCTTTCCCTACTGTACTCGccaacctcttcatccctcgTATCTATCCATGCCGATCAAAACATCATTTtccattctctttccactcttctttcaacaCGTCAAATTATAGGTTTCAACGATGAAATCGTCGATGTcgcctttctctcccatccctccGCACCACccatttccccttcctcactcCCCGAAACACCAGACATCCCCCACTCCCACATCGCAGTCGCAACAAACTCCAACCTCTTGCGAATCTACTCCACATCCTCATTCAACGCACGACTCCTTCCCGGCCACACCGATATGATCCTCTGTCTCGCCGTTTCCCCCGATCACCAATGGCTCGTCACCGGATCCAAAGACCATACCGCGCGCGTATGGGCACCTACCACCTGCGCACAAGGCGATGGGTATACATGGAGATGTATCGCCGTCTGTCAAGGTCACACGGAATCGATCGGTGCAGTCGCGTTTGCGCGTAAGCCGTTTGACGATGGGCATGCCAgattcctcttcaccgcAAGTCAGGACCGTACCATCAAAATGTGGGATCTCACCCCTCTCTCCGCCGCCTCtgccgcctcttcttcttcttcatcatcatccccgATCCGCCCTCGGTCAATGGCCACTCTTCGTGCACACGAAAAGGATATCAACTCGCTCGATATCGCGCCCAACGACAAATTCCTCGTCTCTGGTTCTCAAGACAAGCTAGTCAAACTTTACGCTATTGATTTTAACCCGCCCAAAGTGAAGGCACctgctggagaaggaggaggacgaggaggcGCGGAAGGAGGTTTCAAGCTTTTGGGTACATGTGCAGGACATAGGCGGGGTGTGTGGACAGTGAAGTTTAGCAAGAATGATAAAGTCGTGGCGAGTGGGAGTGCTGATAGGACCGTCAAGCTCTGGAATCTGGACGACTTTACTTGTCTCAAG ACGTTTGAGGGACATACCAACTCGGTGCTCCGAGTCGACTTTTTGTCGCATGGTCAACAACTTGTGACGAGTGCGTCTGATGGATTGGTAAAGCTCTGGAatatcaaggaagaagaatgtgtCAAGACGTTGGATAACCACGAAGACAAG ATCTGGGCTCTTGCACATTCATCCGACGAGtccacccttctctccgccGGTGCCGATtccctcctcaccatctgGCACGACACCTCACTCCTCGAACAATCCGAGGCAAACGCTCATCTCATCAAGACTGTCCAAGTCGAACAGGATTTCATCAACTATGTCGCTCTCAAAGACTATCGTCGCGCCATCTTACTCGCACTCTCCATGAGTCAGCCGGGACGGCtgttcaacctcttcagTACCGTCGTCAAGGGCCGTCAACCCGACGATTTGTCAGCAGAGGACGAACCACAAGCGGTCACTGGGATCACAGGTTccaaagagattgatgagaTTATCAAGACCTTGCCGGGGATAGAGTTGGTGCGGTTGTTAAAGTTTGTGAGAGATTGGAATGCGAATGCCAAGATGGCGCCTGTAGCGCAGGTGGTTTTGCATGCCGTCTTCAAGTTGAGGAGTGCAGAAGATATCCTTGCCGCGTTTGAGCAGGCCAATAGGTTGCCCAAACGctcagaggaggaggaggaggaggatgatgaggatgaagaagagaacaaggaggaggaggaaggaaagaataagaagagacaaaagaaggaacgaCCGTCCCTCGGCGCGCCTATAAGCATCAAGGATCTTCTGGAGGGGCTTATCCCATATTCTGAGAGGCATTTTAACAGGGTTGACAAGCTTGTGCAGGAAAGTTACATGTTGGACTATGTGCTTGGCGAGATGGAGGGTGGGTTATTCGGTGAGGAGTTGATGGACATCCAATAG